In Mytilus galloprovincialis chromosome 1, xbMytGall1.hap1.1, whole genome shotgun sequence, the following are encoded in one genomic region:
- the LOC143054729 gene encoding uncharacterized protein LOC143054729 isoform X1 yields MDKHYSQTSRTSTMSTRDHIFITPAVLSGLSDSPLLGVKRVDISFVQKDNKRLGPIKKIIKQRVKPITEESLSDHRTMGSESDGYDFCDDAIEKVAKANSVRIETTQILPEVSASTCAFHTKSDRLKNELLYMSNHHAGHLPQKRLRPKAVSNISINPRKRIPKIPSGMDIRQLERDIEKYPKFPSALPGHMPSKEFVMTWLLHGSEPDHHFPELTTPRDKKPSKLKQHKLGAYRNTFVSE; encoded by the exons ATGGATAAACATTATTCCCAAACATCTCGAACGAGCACGATGAGTACTAGGGACCATATCTTTATAACTCCTGCTGTTTTATCAGGATTAAGTGACAGTCCATTGCTTGGAGTAAAAAGAGTTGACATTAGTTTTGTTCAGAAAGATAATAAACGTTTAGGACCTATAAAGAAGATTATAAAACAGAGGGTCAAACCTATAACGGAAGAATCACTTTCAGATCACAG gACGATGGGAAGTGAAAGTGATGGTTATGATTTCTGTGATGATGCAATAGAAAAAGTAGCTAAGGCTAACTCAGTTCGAATAGAAACTACAcagattttaccggaagtgtcagcATCTACTTGTGCTTTTCATACAAAATCAGACAGATTAAAGAATGAATTGTTATACATGTCAAATCATCATGCGGGACATCTACCACAAAAACGTTTGAGACCTAAAGCTGTGTCTAATATATCAATAAATCCTCGAAAACGAATTCCAAAAATACCATCAGGAATGGATATAAGACAATTGGAAAGAGACATTGAAAAATATCCCAAGTTTCCTTCAGCCTTGCCTGGTCACATGCCGTCTAAAGAGTTTGTTATGACATGGTTATTACATGGGTCGGAACCTGATCACCACTTTCCGGAACTTACTACTCCAAGAGATAAAAAACCGTCCAAGTTAAAACAACACAAATTAGGTGCTTATAGAAATACGTTCGTGAGTGAATGA
- the LOC143054729 gene encoding uncharacterized protein LOC143054729 isoform X2: MDFLVVQGQPPVLHTRTMGSESDGYDFCDDAIEKVAKANSVRIETTQILPEVSASTCAFHTKSDRLKNELLYMSNHHAGHLPQKRLRPKAVSNISINPRKRIPKIPSGMDIRQLERDIEKYPKFPSALPGHMPSKEFVMTWLLHGSEPDHHFPELTTPRDKKPSKLKQHKLGAYRNTFVSE; encoded by the exons ATGGATTTTCTTGTGGTACAAGGACAACCACCGGTTCTACATACAAG gACGATGGGAAGTGAAAGTGATGGTTATGATTTCTGTGATGATGCAATAGAAAAAGTAGCTAAGGCTAACTCAGTTCGAATAGAAACTACAcagattttaccggaagtgtcagcATCTACTTGTGCTTTTCATACAAAATCAGACAGATTAAAGAATGAATTGTTATACATGTCAAATCATCATGCGGGACATCTACCACAAAAACGTTTGAGACCTAAAGCTGTGTCTAATATATCAATAAATCCTCGAAAACGAATTCCAAAAATACCATCAGGAATGGATATAAGACAATTGGAAAGAGACATTGAAAAATATCCCAAGTTTCCTTCAGCCTTGCCTGGTCACATGCCGTCTAAAGAGTTTGTTATGACATGGTTATTACATGGGTCGGAACCTGATCACCACTTTCCGGAACTTACTACTCCAAGAGATAAAAAACCGTCCAAGTTAAAACAACACAAATTAGGTGCTTATAGAAATACGTTCGTGAGTGAATGA